A region from the Plasmodium malariae genome assembly, contig: PmUG01_00_39, whole genome shotgun sequence genome encodes:
- the PmUG01_00066200 gene encoding PIR protein codes for MENLTEQELNQILEGSPSSNIYNELNKQANKGSYDEYCKSFKEINNNGKEGSYDLCIQIARNAENLSRRKNERKYIYNCLHYTYWLYYKIKTIFESKLKNDEYKSHIETFLKAKNSINTAYYVHSCQDNLQGDFLQGLNKKVEEKYLFDYFENYDSIKTYASCQRVTFKKYKEYLSNISKLYKTHKNNNECCKDPFWSDCYDYFKCNSEFDPKTLLKSLEDKGNKKCDILKQLEKPSTTVIPNMTAGSQKDFIDSNYFFRCTYINGDNPEITKLEGGKLKCDVLPASHKSLSMEYTPFSQPPPDHVTFTTSGGTRTLEDTKLQSQNTGSNENSEQQRHSPSPKILTLRVPQSIRGKADCPIPGFVKDVLGKCREPSVRETGTIGLKLNTYHPEKTRAYISFDNNSIYSSIFKNNVFRVGIAFTLIVGIFSTIFIYYKFTPFGRSFHKKVSRKKRINDYYDDPHMRHFIIRAPKSVKRKVGDKGLRFSYYSR; via the exons atggaaaatttgACTGAACAAGAATTG AATCAAATTTTAGAAGGATCTCCATCaagcaatatatataatgaattaaataaacaagCAAATAAAGGCTCGTATGACGAATACTGTAAATCTTTCaaggaaataaataataatggtaaAGAAGGGAGTTATGATCTTTGTATTCAAATTGCCAGAAATGCAGAGAATTTATCAAGaaggaaaaatgaaagaaaatatatatataattgtttacACTACACCTATTGgttatattacaaaataaagacAATTTTTGAAAGTAAGTTGaaaaatgatgaatataAATCTCATATTGAAACATTCTTAAAAGcgaaaaatagtataaatacAGCTTATTATGTACATAGCTGTCAAGATAACCTTCAAGGTGACTTTTTACAAGGATTAAATAAGAAGGtggaagaaaaatatttgtttgattactttgaaaattatgattCTATTAAAACTTACGCATCTTGTCAACGtgttacatttaaaaaatacaaggAATATCTTTCTAATATTAGTAAACTATATAAGacgcataaaaataataatgaatgcTGTAAAGATCCATTTTGGTCCGATTGTTACGACTACTTTAAATGTAACAGTGAGTTTGATCCTAAAACACTACTGAAGTCATTAGAGGATaagggaaataaaaaatgcgATATCTTAAAACAATTAGAGAAACCTTCAACAACTGTTATTCCAAATATGACTGCTGGTTCCCAAAAAGACTTTATAgattcaaattatttttttaggtgtacatatattaatggTGACAATCCTGAAATTACCAAACTTGAAGGTGGAAAACTTAAATGTGACGTGCTTCCAGCATCTCATAAATCTCTTAGTATGGAATATACCCCGTTTTCTCAACCTCCACCCGACCATGTTACTTTTACCACCAGTGGAGGAACAAGAACTTTAGAGGATACCAAATTACAAAGTCAAAACACAGGATCAAACGAAAACTCAGAACAACAAAGACATTCACCCTCGCCAAAGATATTAACTCTAAGAGTACCTCAATCAATCAGAGGAAAAGCAGATTGTCCAATACCAGGATTTGTAAAAGATGTATTAGGAAAATGCAGGGAACCAAGTGTACGAGAAACAGGAACTATTGGATTAAAGCTGAATACATATCACCCCGAAAAAACGAGAGCTTATATCTCATTCGACAATAATAGTATTTATTCTagtatattcaaaaataatgtattccGTGTTGGTATCGCATTTACGTTGATAGTGGGAATATTTTCCaccattttcatttattataaa tttACTCCCTTTGGAAGAAGTTTTCATAAAAAGGTatcaaggaaaaaaagaattaatgaTTATTATGATGATCCGCATATGCGGCATTTTATAATCCGTGCTCCAAAATCGGTTAAAAGGAAAGTCGGAGATAAGGGATTACGTTTTTCGTATTATTCTAGGTga
- the PmUG01_00066400 gene encoding Plasmodium exported protein, unknown function: protein MKEKISLFFFIKFFTFILLNECAILCSDSILYKNLDKKNNDYKKSGISIYRLAVVNKNEGRSNIVWMKGVPNIGVCEKKDISNNKKGTTGKNKKQCKSSLNNKIVFEKVMEVKSPAYIEGNTYFDKGKLKHKNYVKKVVEVVKAGSKFLRKCVDRRGVIFNFILIIHLALAASVLISTCTYSIDNNPMDVKWIIPFVLRSLLIFWIMFILWLFSIYRKTVKCKK, encoded by the exons atgaaagagaaaataagtttatttttttttattaaattttttacgtTTATCCTTTTAAATGAGTGTGCCATTTTATGTAGTGAT AGTAtcctttataaaaatttggataaaaaaaacaatgattataaaaaatcaGGTATTAGTATTTATAGATTAGCAgtagttaataaaaatgaagggCGTTCAAATATTGTATGGATGAAGGGTGTACCAAATATTGGAGTGtgtgaaaaaaaagacatatctaataataaaaaggggaccacaggaaaaaataaaaaacaatgtaaaagttcattaaataataaaatagtatttgAGAAAGTTATGGAAGTTAAATCTCCTGCATATATTGAAGgaaatacatattttgatAAAGGTAAGTTAaagcataaaaattatgtaaagaAAGTTGTGGAAGTTGTAAAAGCTGGTTCTAAGTTTTTAAGGAAGTGCGTAGATAGAAGAGgagttatttttaattttatacttaTCATACATTTAGCACTTGCAGCATCAGTTTTAATATCAACATGTACTTATTCTATCGATAATAATCCAATGGATGTAAAATGGATTATTCCATTTGTTTTACGATCACTTCTTATATTCTGgattatgtttatattatggCTTTTTTCTATCTACCGAAAAActgtaaaatgtaaaaagtgA
- the PmUG01_00066100 gene encoding PIR protein has product MSSLEDTVLDEIVQKLPEYKKYDELYKKGNKTVSNYCESICNNENLCKETKELCNTIIDKLKKFEDKDKTDINDKDNCSYFIYWTLDKIIEKFRSKCSKKFEACDETKLNGELLRAYKDILNKSCTFYFDGKFNEWKEEKYLYYYIKSYEHFNNKKEFVSGEKQKYCKYLKYIESIYEKHMTQCCTYFYEQRYQRNICSNYFKCDKNYTPYKILSKLKCGNVRSSEYWKDLIKELTIDRAIKDKSQDILKSSFNMFIEDPFYKVTIFGLLVIGILFSLFLFFKITHSTKNKNKDKFLDPDGYLEKYYSAKHRNMNWRGKKIRLSYYAV; this is encoded by the exons aTGAGTTCTTTAGAAGATACAGTGTTG gaTGAAATAGTGCAAAAGTTAcctgaatataaaaaatatgatgaactttataaaaaagggaataaAACCGTAAGTAATTACTGTGAAAGCATTTGTAACaatgaaaatttatgtaaagaAACAAAAGAACTCTGTAATACAATTatagataaattaaaaaagtttgAAGACAAAGATAAAACAGACATCAATGATAAGGACAATTGttcttatttcatttattggactcttgataaaataatagaaaaatttagAAGTAAATGTAGCAAGAAATTTGAAGCATGTGATGAAACTAAGCTTAATGGAGAACTTCTTCGGGcatataaagatatattaaataaaagttgtacattttattttgatggTAAGTTCAACGAATGGAAAGAAGAAAagtatttgtattattatattaaaagcTATGAACACTtcaataacaaaaaagaatttgttagtggagaaaaacaaaaatattgtaaataccttaaatatatagaaagtatatatgaaaaacatATGACGCAATGTTGTACTTACTTCTATGAGCAGAGATATCAAAGGAACATAtgttcaaattattttaaatgtgataaaaattataccccatataaaatattatctaAATTAAAATGTGGAAATGTTAGATCTAGTGAATATTGGAAAGATTTAATTAAAGAATTAACCATAGATCGTGCTATTAAAGATAAAAGTCAAGATATATTGAAAAGTTcatttaatatgtttatcGAAGATCCATTCTACAAAGTAACGATATTTGGTCTTTTAGTCATAGGAATACTTTTCtctttattcttattttttaaa atTACACAtagtacaaaaaataaaaataaagataaattttTGGATCCAGATGGATACTTAGAGAAATATTATTCAGCGAAACATAGAAATATGAATTGGCGAGGCAAAAAAATTCGTTTATCTTATTATGCTGTATGA